The Streptomyces sp. cg36 genomic interval CGGACAGCAGCGCGGCCACCCGGTGCGGGCCGATCTCGATGCCCAGCAGATGCCCCGCCTCCGCCCGGAACCGGAAACGGCGCGCGGGACGGCCCTGACGGCGCGCCTCGCCCTCTTCCGGAGCCGACTCGACGACGAGTCCGCCCTCCATGAGCCCCTCGACCACGCCCTCGACCGTCGGCCTGGACAGGCCGGTGATCCGGGTCAGATCGGTCAGAGTGGGAGATTCCGCCCCACGCAGTGCATGGAGAACCACTGCGGAATTGATCCGCCGCAGCAGAGAGGGATCCCCGCCGGTCAGCCGCCCCAACGTGTGTCCTCCCAGCTCGTACGCGTGTCTGCCGGATCGTACTCGCTGGTCAGATATACGGCGAGTGGCGAATGGTCACGGAGACGCATCAGCTCGGAGTCACGAATCCGGACTCGTACGCGGCGATCACCGCCTGGGTCCGGTCCCGCGCCCCCAACTTGGCCAGCACGGCGCTGACATGGGTCTTCACCGTCTCCGTCCCGACGATCAGCCGGGCGGCGATCTCCGCGTTCGAGAGGCCGCGCGCCATCAGCCGCAGCACCGCGGCTTCACGCTCGGTGAGCGCCGCCCGGTCGAGCGCCGCCCGCGCGTCCTTGTTGCCGTACTCGGCGGCCAGCGAACGCACCGCCGCCGGGAACAGCAGCGACTCGCCCTCCGCGACGAGCCGCACCGCGTGCACGATCTCCGCGGGCCGGGCCCGCTTCAGCAGAAACCCGTCGGCCCCCGCCCGCAGCGCCTCATAGACGTACTCGTCGTTCTCGAACGTCGTCACCACCAAGATCTTCGGTGGCTCCGGCACCGTCCGCAGCACCGCCCGGGTCGCCTCTATCCCGTCGAGCAACGGCATCCGCACATCCATCGCCACCACATCGGGGCGCAACTGGCGGACCAGCGGGATCACGGCCGCGCCATCCGCGGCCTCACCCACCACCTCGATGTCGGGCTGGGCCTCCAGCACAGCACGCAGACCCGCACGGACCAGGGGTTCGTCGTCGACGAGAAGAACGGTAACCGGCACCCGGTCAGCGTAGGCCGTCCAGCGGCAGCCGGACGCGCACCCTCCATTCCCCCTTGTCCGGCCCCGACCGTGCTTCGCCGCCCAGCAGCGCCGCCCGCTCCCGTATGCCGCGCAGCCCACTGCCGCCCCGCACCTCGGGTATGGAGTCCGCCAGCGGATTCGTCACATCGAGCTCCAGTCGCTCACCCAGCACGGCCAGCCGCACCCGCACCGGAACCGGTCCCGAGTGCCGCAACACATTCGTCAGTGCCTCCTGAAGGATTCGATACCCCTCGCGCGAGACCGGCCCGGGCACCAGCTCCAGCGGCCCGTTCAGCTCCGCGTTCACCTGGGCGCCGGAGGCCCGCGCGGACTCCAGCAGCCGGTCCGCCTCGGC includes:
- a CDS encoding response regulator encodes the protein MPVTVLLVDDEPLVRAGLRAVLEAQPDIEVVGEAADGAAVIPLVRQLRPDVVAMDVRMPLLDGIEATRAVLRTVPEPPKILVVTTFENDEYVYEALRAGADGFLLKRARPAEIVHAVRLVAEGESLLFPAAVRSLAAEYGNKDARAALDRAALTEREAAVLRLMARGLSNAEIAARLIVGTETVKTHVSAVLAKLGARDRTQAVIAAYESGFVTPS